The Haloarcula sp. DT43 genome includes a region encoding these proteins:
- a CDS encoding glycosyltransferase family 4 protein, giving the protein MSTHSMQVLHVTHRYPPRVGGVERHVKALATRQRAAGHDVCVVTADPNEADGDRPNSVPVMRCRSLAPGGAFYLSPSVYPAVRRHDASADVIHIHNYHAFPFVLGAFATRDAALVATPHYHGQSASEFRDRLLRLYRPLGRRALERADAIVAVSEWERKILSRDLVDRVTVVRNGIDVDRFAGAPAERRDGPYLLMVGRLEQYKRVDLAVAALTELPSYHLVVAGRGPDRDRLVSRATDAGVADRLDLLGYVDDERLPGLYAGAAAHLALSEHEAYGLTVGEALAAGTPSVVREVGGLSEWADRRDCIATAASPAAIAEAVDAAVGLDAPSAPIQSWDDCAEGVAAVYERATTS; this is encoded by the coding sequence ATGTCTACACACTCGATGCAGGTGCTTCACGTGACACACCGGTATCCGCCGCGAGTCGGCGGCGTCGAACGCCATGTCAAAGCGCTCGCGACCCGACAACGAGCGGCGGGCCATGACGTCTGCGTCGTCACTGCCGATCCGAACGAAGCCGACGGCGACCGTCCCAATAGCGTGCCCGTCATGCGCTGTCGGTCGCTCGCTCCCGGTGGCGCGTTCTACCTGTCTCCTAGTGTGTACCCAGCGGTCCGGCGCCACGACGCATCGGCAGATGTGATTCACATCCACAACTATCACGCATTTCCGTTCGTACTGGGAGCGTTTGCGACGCGCGACGCGGCGCTGGTCGCCACGCCCCATTATCACGGGCAAAGCGCGTCGGAGTTCCGGGACCGATTGCTCCGACTCTACCGGCCCCTCGGTCGTCGTGCTCTCGAACGGGCCGACGCGATCGTGGCTGTGAGTGAGTGGGAGCGTAAAATACTCAGCCGTGACCTAGTCGACAGGGTGACAGTTGTCCGGAACGGAATCGATGTGGACCGCTTTGCAGGCGCGCCAGCGGAGCGACGTGATGGCCCGTACCTCCTCATGGTCGGCCGCCTCGAGCAATACAAACGAGTTGATCTCGCCGTGGCGGCGCTGACCGAACTGCCGAGCTACCACTTGGTCGTCGCCGGCCGCGGGCCGGACCGCGACCGACTGGTGTCTCGGGCAACGGACGCAGGAGTCGCCGACCGCCTCGACCTGCTGGGATACGTCGACGACGAACGCCTGCCCGGACTCTATGCCGGCGCCGCGGCCCACCTCGCGCTCTCTGAACACGAAGCCTACGGCCTCACTGTCGGTGAAGCACTCGCCGCTGGGACACCGTCTGTCGTCCGCGAAGTTGGAGGCCTCTCGGAATGGGCCGACCGTCGAGACTGTATCGCTACCGCGGCATCACCGGCCGCCATCGCCGAGGCAGTCGACGCTGCGGTCGGACTTGATGCACCTTCGGCCCCGATTCAGAGCTGGGATGACTGCGCTGAGGGAGTAGCAGCGGTCTACGAGCGCGCGACGACGTCGTAG
- a CDS encoding sulfatase-like hydrolase/transferase: MEGDIVTRNVVVLCLDTVRADFFRLFAPRLRERAGIVYEGCRAASGWSTPSHASMLTGQLPHEHGVHSRAPSFDALDSEKTIIGDLSTHRAVGVSANVYAGSTYGFDSLFDEFVDVSRYRRFPDALDPAAFVREHAEAGPEKYLALARAVATDDRPLASLANVALYRANDAVRHGPLSGRAELFDDGAVVCSRAATERVGTEPFFLFVNAMDAHEPQRTARGYRKTNVPAGWDSEHVSNADVIESPDDHAADLRRYRTQYAAAIDYLDRWAMRFVDNLLAATDRETTVVVTADHGENLAYPADDRLFGHVGSLSEGVLHVPLVVINPPSELGTVSGYVSHLDLRRLIRGLANGRVPDVTRERAAAELLGVTPSNESLSGERWDRLRRCVYEGNSKWVWDESGSVQRFGLDTDRPCWQRDRSDDPTVPDWARPNAEDGPFAVSAATAARDADAAVSGSDADDAVDHGVADRLRELGYR, encoded by the coding sequence ATGGAGGGCGACATAGTGACTCGCAACGTCGTCGTCCTCTGTTTAGACACCGTTCGGGCCGACTTCTTCAGGCTGTTCGCACCACGCCTGCGTGAGCGGGCTGGAATCGTCTACGAAGGGTGTCGAGCTGCCAGCGGGTGGAGCACCCCCAGCCATGCGAGCATGCTGACTGGACAACTGCCGCACGAACACGGGGTCCACAGCCGTGCGCCTTCGTTCGACGCGCTCGACAGCGAAAAGACAATTATTGGAGACCTCTCGACACATCGGGCAGTCGGTGTGAGCGCGAACGTCTACGCTGGATCGACATACGGCTTCGACAGTCTGTTCGACGAGTTCGTCGATGTCTCGCGGTACCGGCGCTTTCCCGACGCGCTCGACCCGGCTGCGTTCGTCCGCGAACACGCCGAGGCGGGCCCTGAAAAGTACCTTGCGCTCGCCCGCGCCGTCGCAACCGACGACCGTCCGCTCGCCAGCCTCGCGAACGTCGCGCTCTACCGTGCGAACGACGCGGTCCGACACGGCCCGCTGTCGGGGCGTGCGGAGCTGTTCGACGACGGTGCGGTTGTCTGTTCGCGCGCGGCGACCGAGCGCGTCGGTACGGAGCCGTTCTTTCTGTTCGTCAACGCAATGGATGCCCACGAGCCACAGCGGACCGCGCGCGGCTACCGGAAGACGAACGTCCCAGCGGGCTGGGACTCCGAACACGTCTCGAACGCCGACGTGATTGAGAGCCCGGACGACCACGCGGCGGACCTCCGTCGTTACCGCACCCAGTACGCTGCGGCTATCGATTACCTCGACCGATGGGCAATGCGGTTCGTTGACAATCTTTTGGCAGCGACCGACCGGGAAACAACCGTCGTCGTCACTGCAGATCACGGGGAGAACCTCGCCTACCCTGCAGACGATCGACTGTTCGGTCACGTCGGGAGTCTCTCGGAGGGCGTCCTCCACGTTCCACTCGTCGTGATCAATCCGCCCAGTGAACTCGGGACGGTCTCTGGGTACGTCTCGCACCTCGACCTCCGGCGGCTGATCCGCGGACTGGCCAATGGACGGGTCCCCGATGTGACGCGCGAGCGGGCCGCAGCTGAACTCTTGGGCGTGACGCCGAGCAACGAATCGCTGTCTGGCGAACGATGGGACCGTCTCCGCCGATGCGTCTACGAGGGGAACAGCAAGTGGGTCTGGGACGAGTCGGGGTCGGTTCAACGCTTCGGACTCGACACCGACCGCCCGTGCTGGCAGCGTGACCGGTCTGACGACCCGACAGTCCCCGACTGGGCGCGACCAAACGCCGAGGACGGACCGTTTGCGGTCAGTGCAGCCACCGCGGCGCGCGATGCAGACGCCGCGGTGTCCGGGTCGGACGCGGACGACGCCGTTGACCATGGCGTCGCCGATCGGCTCCGCGAATTGGGGTACCGCTGA
- a CDS encoding flippase, translating into MDLDRSSVVLYGSRVGISLVGFLSTVYFARELGAAGLGLYFTFETVVNVLGVFARFGADNAVIKRMSESDSDRERGRFLTAALLAVVLPFVLVSLGLVGFRDTVGALFNSGIGVGLVPLLVVVIGIESAGWVLASALRGERRIATSAGVEVCGEVARVGLSVALVLGGGGAVALVYGLLVGQFVRAVAAAGLVRTPLLRPTRETFGRLVSFSKYTAGMNVSHLAYSWFDTLALAVFVSSAAVGVYEAAWRVSVVVMLASSSIGAALAPSVSNWHANGEIERIEAAVSESLTYALLLVVPAVVGVAILGGAFMRNLYRFDTGGFVLLLLVAEKLFQAVKDIVQSTLLGTERQRLVFWTNTVAVGANIVLNVLLVPRYGLVGAAVATTSTAGTAALAQTAALDRAIAVRFDVRAITWQAVAAAAMGVAVYVTSRAIPPTTTPRLLVLVALGVVVYGGAVLGHEDTRTRLVGLVPSVG; encoded by the coding sequence ATGGATCTCGACCGGTCGAGTGTGGTCCTGTACGGCAGTCGGGTAGGCATCAGCCTGGTTGGCTTCCTCAGCACAGTATATTTTGCCCGCGAACTTGGGGCAGCCGGCCTTGGTCTGTATTTCACGTTCGAGACGGTTGTCAACGTTCTCGGCGTGTTCGCGCGGTTCGGGGCGGACAACGCCGTCATCAAGCGGATGAGCGAGTCAGATAGCGACCGAGAGCGAGGGCGGTTCCTGACCGCGGCGTTACTGGCGGTTGTCCTCCCGTTCGTGCTCGTCTCACTCGGACTCGTCGGTTTCCGCGATACTGTTGGCGCACTGTTCAACAGTGGCATCGGTGTCGGGCTCGTCCCGCTGTTGGTGGTCGTGATCGGGATCGAGTCTGCAGGATGGGTACTCGCATCCGCGCTGCGCGGCGAACGCCGAATCGCCACCAGCGCCGGCGTGGAAGTGTGCGGCGAAGTCGCGCGGGTTGGACTCAGCGTCGCACTCGTGCTCGGGGGCGGTGGCGCGGTCGCACTCGTGTACGGACTCTTGGTCGGCCAGTTCGTCCGGGCTGTCGCGGCTGCCGGTCTGGTACGCACACCATTGCTTCGGCCGACGCGAGAGACGTTCGGTCGACTGGTCTCGTTTTCGAAGTACACAGCCGGCATGAACGTCTCACACCTCGCGTACAGCTGGTTCGACACGCTCGCACTCGCCGTGTTCGTCTCGTCGGCGGCTGTTGGTGTTTATGAGGCCGCTTGGCGGGTAAGCGTCGTCGTGATGCTGGCGAGTTCGTCGATTGGGGCCGCGTTAGCCCCCTCAGTCAGCAACTGGCACGCAAACGGTGAGATTGAACGCATTGAAGCGGCCGTCTCGGAGAGCCTAACGTACGCGCTCTTGCTGGTCGTTCCCGCCGTTGTCGGTGTCGCCATCCTGGGCGGGGCGTTCATGCGGAACCTCTATCGGTTCGATACCGGCGGATTCGTCTTGCTGCTCCTCGTCGCGGAGAAACTGTTCCAGGCAGTCAAGGACATCGTCCAGAGCACGCTTCTCGGGACAGAACGCCAGCGGCTCGTCTTCTGGACGAATACCGTCGCCGTCGGTGCGAACATCGTGCTGAACGTCCTGCTGGTCCCGCGGTACGGGCTCGTCGGGGCTGCGGTCGCCACTACCAGTACCGCCGGCACCGCAGCCCTTGCCCAGACCGCCGCACTTGACCGCGCTATTGCGGTGCGGTTCGATGTCAGAGCAATTACCTGGCAGGCTGTCGCCGCGGCAGCGATGGGTGTGGCCGTCTACGTAACGAGTCGCGCGATCCCCCCAACAACGACGCCACGGCTGCTGGTCCTCGTCGCGCTGGGCGTCGTCGTCTATGGGGGAGCGGTGCTCGGCCACGAGGACACCCGGACACGGCTGGTCGGACTCGTTCCGTCGGTCGGTTAG
- a CDS encoding glycosyltransferase family 4 protein, with the protein MDAELVQFRRDGDTGSLAEDLRNSLRYPDADVYLVEGSQPLWASLLASVRTGASVVYLCADHGFYNLGHGSFEGQSPLKTVVGRFGRPVVKRVGRWGIDGVVAVSEFAAEFVSPFVSASTPVRIAHPYVQPDRYDSLLTIDPAFDECRAVTIGRGARYKGIDLLVEAWPMIRESHPDAKLDVVGTDHPTVYGEQAGVTVHGYVDDDHLISLLGQASLFIQPSRMDTFPVATLEAMCAGLPPLVTDCTGTRSEARALDAELVVKPTPRSIAAGVRAYFERLVTERERLGAAARERGRQFDRATRTAAFRRAFYDVVARS; encoded by the coding sequence GTGGACGCGGAACTGGTCCAGTTCCGCCGGGACGGCGATACTGGTTCACTCGCGGAGGACCTCCGAAACAGCCTCCGCTACCCCGATGCAGACGTGTACCTCGTCGAGGGGTCCCAACCGCTCTGGGCGTCGCTCCTTGCAAGCGTTCGGACCGGCGCGAGCGTTGTGTACCTCTGTGCCGACCACGGGTTCTACAACCTCGGCCACGGGTCGTTCGAAGGACAGTCTCCACTGAAAACAGTTGTCGGTCGGTTCGGTCGTCCCGTAGTCAAGCGGGTCGGACGGTGGGGGATCGATGGCGTCGTCGCCGTTTCGGAGTTCGCCGCCGAGTTCGTCAGCCCATTCGTATCCGCGTCGACGCCAGTCCGTATCGCACATCCGTACGTCCAGCCGGACCGATACGACTCGCTCCTGACCATAGATCCAGCGTTCGACGAATGCCGGGCGGTGACGATCGGTCGCGGCGCCCGGTACAAGGGGATCGACTTGCTCGTTGAGGCCTGGCCTATGATACGCGAAAGCCATCCCGACGCGAAACTCGACGTGGTCGGCACGGACCACCCAACTGTGTACGGCGAGCAAGCGGGCGTGACCGTCCACGGGTACGTTGACGACGACCATCTCATCTCGCTGTTGGGCCAGGCGTCACTGTTCATCCAGCCGTCCCGGATGGATACATTCCCGGTCGCGACGCTGGAGGCGATGTGCGCTGGCCTCCCACCGCTCGTCACCGACTGCACTGGGACCCGTTCGGAAGCACGGGCGCTTGATGCAGAGTTAGTAGTCAAGCCGACGCCGCGGTCGATCGCAGCGGGCGTTCGTGCGTACTTCGAACGACTTGTGACCGAGCGCGAACGTCTCGGTGCGGCTGCACGCGAACGTGGGCGACAGTTCGACCGGGCGACCCGAACTGCCGCGTTCCGTCGCGCGTTCTACGACGTCGTCGCGCGCTCGTAG
- a CDS encoding glycosyltransferase family 39 protein, producing the protein MVRIRSAENSHIIAVIVLASALRLFALGEESLWTDELLTLMFVQRWDGIELAIQLPQAQPHLPVYYLLLDAWIRFVGTSEFALRLPSAVFGIAAVGVIYLVGREAANHWVGLLASVILAVSRFHVRYSQEVRMYSLLVLLVLLSLYLLLRIRADRTRRAVAAYGAVTVVLLYTHVFAVFVVAAEVLWILAVVISKDDRASAAQRWVAPFAPVAVAAIPMAVAVFLRVRGGVSYSFIPLPTLLNIGEVIVLYMGYRGGPALPLYVAPLAVVCGLAAFGALGNDPRRPRHHGLRNWSGWVPRPGEERVLFTLVLAAAIGLPFVVSYTITPVFWDRYTIAASVGLFLLVALGIDRIGAPTLRYVLAGIVLLSMLPQLGVYYTETQKEEWDATGAYVERNAESGDLVIVADQISQYGAEHYVDRSDVRVLGLVAAKSGTGYAPASNETITEMAAGEDRVWLMLSHISESESERVRTVLGQNMTVAVDRPYEGVRLLLFVRSENGTSRTVSERTTTTRMDVDAASPADTTWRAT; encoded by the coding sequence ATGGTTCGGATCCGGTCGGCAGAGAACAGCCACATTATTGCCGTCATCGTCCTCGCATCCGCTCTTCGATTGTTCGCACTGGGCGAGGAGAGCCTCTGGACGGACGAACTGCTGACGCTGATGTTCGTCCAGCGGTGGGACGGGATCGAACTCGCGATACAACTCCCGCAGGCCCAGCCCCACCTCCCGGTGTACTACCTGCTCCTTGACGCCTGGATCCGCTTCGTCGGCACCTCCGAGTTCGCGCTCCGGCTTCCATCGGCGGTCTTCGGCATCGCTGCGGTCGGCGTGATCTATCTCGTCGGCCGGGAAGCCGCGAACCACTGGGTCGGACTTTTAGCGTCAGTGATACTCGCAGTCTCCCGGTTTCACGTCCGGTACTCGCAGGAGGTGCGAATGTACAGCCTTCTGGTGTTGCTGGTCCTGCTCTCGTTGTACCTACTGCTCCGGATCCGAGCGGACCGGACCCGTCGTGCAGTCGCCGCGTACGGTGCCGTCACGGTCGTGCTACTGTACACCCATGTCTTCGCCGTCTTCGTGGTCGCCGCCGAAGTGCTATGGATTCTGGCTGTCGTTATCAGTAAGGACGACCGGGCCAGTGCGGCCCAGCGCTGGGTCGCACCGTTCGCCCCCGTCGCCGTCGCCGCGATTCCGATGGCAGTGGCCGTGTTCTTGCGGGTTCGCGGCGGCGTCTCCTACTCGTTTATTCCGCTTCCGACACTGCTGAACATCGGCGAGGTCATCGTCCTGTACATGGGGTACAGGGGCGGTCCGGCCCTCCCGCTGTACGTCGCACCGCTCGCGGTGGTCTGCGGGCTGGCAGCATTCGGGGCGCTCGGCAACGATCCGCGACGACCGCGACATCACGGACTGCGCAACTGGTCGGGGTGGGTTCCGCGTCCGGGGGAAGAACGCGTGCTCTTCACCCTCGTCCTCGCCGCCGCGATCGGGCTTCCGTTCGTTGTGTCGTACACTATCACGCCAGTGTTTTGGGACCGCTATACAATCGCCGCCTCTGTCGGGCTGTTCCTCCTGGTTGCGCTCGGTATCGATCGAATCGGGGCACCGACATTACGCTACGTGCTCGCCGGCATAGTCCTCCTGAGTATGCTCCCGCAACTCGGTGTCTATTATACCGAAACACAAAAAGAAGAGTGGGACGCGACGGGTGCTTACGTTGAGCGCAACGCTGAGTCCGGTGACCTCGTTATTGTCGCAGACCAGATCTCCCAGTATGGTGCCGAACACTACGTCGACCGGTCTGATGTGCGTGTTCTGGGGCTGGTCGCCGCGAAGTCGGGGACCGGGTATGCGCCGGCGTCCAATGAGACTATCACGGAGATGGCTGCCGGTGAGGACCGGGTGTGGCTCATGCTCTCGCATATTAGCGAGAGCGAGTCCGAGCGTGTCAGAACCGTCCTCGGCCAGAACATGACCGTCGCGGTCGACCGTCCGTACGAAGGTGTTCGACTGCTATTGTTCGTCCGAAGCGAGAACGGAACGTCTCGAACCGTCTCCGAGCGGACGACTACGACTCGAATGGACGTCGATGCCGCCTCGCCGGCAGATACCACATGGAGGGCGACATAG